A window of Paenibacillus sp. 19GGS1-52 contains these coding sequences:
- a CDS encoding cobalt-precorrin-5B (C(1))-methyltransferase, with protein MPLRRGYTTGACATAAAKGAAILLLTGKAPETADVYLPAGFSHTFQLTGWQRHGGVSATCATVKDAGDDPDATHQAWIEASVSWRDEPGIEIDGGRGVGRVTKPGLPISVGEAAINPVPRRMIEEAVSEVLEEHGAARGVRVVISVPEGEVIALKTLNARLGILGGISILGTRGVVTPFSTEAYKASVQQAISVAAASGNKQIVLTTGGSSEKYAIAMFPELPEEAFVQMGEYVGFSLEHAKAYGITKVTLVGMAGKYSKVAQGAMLIHSKNAPVDFNFLAQLAVEAGAEEAMVAEVAAANTASQVVDLMTEAGNSVFFERICHHACSHCLKHVGGQMTVEMVLITMKGRVLGRAEICG; from the coding sequence ATGCCGCTGCGCCGCGGCTACACCACTGGCGCTTGCGCGACCGCAGCCGCCAAAGGTGCGGCCATTCTGCTGCTCACAGGCAAGGCTCCGGAGACGGCAGATGTGTATCTGCCCGCAGGCTTTAGCCATACCTTTCAGTTGACTGGGTGGCAGCGCCACGGAGGGGTCTCGGCAACGTGTGCTACGGTGAAGGATGCCGGAGACGATCCTGATGCAACGCATCAGGCGTGGATAGAGGCCAGTGTTAGTTGGCGGGATGAACCCGGCATCGAGATTGACGGAGGCCGCGGGGTCGGGCGGGTGACGAAGCCAGGGCTTCCGATATCGGTGGGTGAAGCGGCCATTAATCCTGTGCCGAGACGGATGATTGAAGAGGCTGTGTCTGAGGTGCTGGAGGAGCACGGCGCGGCAAGGGGAGTACGTGTAGTTATCAGCGTGCCGGAAGGTGAAGTCATTGCGCTCAAGACACTTAACGCCAGGCTTGGAATCCTGGGTGGCATCTCGATTCTGGGTACGCGCGGCGTAGTGACTCCCTTCTCAACCGAGGCTTACAAGGCAAGTGTGCAGCAGGCGATCTCGGTCGCTGCCGCCTCCGGGAACAAGCAAATTGTATTAACGACTGGCGGCAGCAGTGAGAAATATGCGATAGCGATGTTCCCCGAGCTTCCGGAGGAAGCTTTTGTGCAGATGGGGGAATATGTTGGCTTCTCACTGGAGCATGCCAAAGCTTATGGAATCACCAAGGTTACACTCGTCGGCATGGCAGGTAAATACTCCAAAGTAGCGCAAGGAGCTATGCTGATTCACTCCAAAAACGCCCCGGTCGATTTCAACTTTCTTGCACAGCTGGCCGTCGAGGCAGGAGCGGAGGAAGCAATGGTAGCAGAGGTTGCTGCTGCGAACACCGCCTCGCAGGTAGTTGATCTGATGACAGAGGCTGGGAATAGTGTTTTTTTTGAGCGGATCTGTCACCATGCTTGCAGCCATTGCCTGAAACATGTAGGCGGACAAATGACCGTAGAGATGGTGTTGATCACCATGAAGGGCCGAGTGCTAGGGAGGGCAGAAATCTGTGGGTAA
- a CDS encoding precorrin-8X methylmutase has translation MDFGTEFKPLTVQPQEIEGLSFQMITAELGEHDFTAQQYPIVQRIIHASADFELGRSLVFHPQAIEAGIAAILAGKPIVADVRMIEAGIAKARIHQYGGDVRVHISDPDVMEEAKALGVTRAIIAMRKACAEAPGGIFVIGNAPTALLELIRLVKEGAAQPGLVIGMPVGFVSAAESKDELRKLDIPYISNIGRKGGSTVVVAAVNALSLLAVRHAAEQQG, from the coding sequence ATGGATTTTGGAACAGAATTCAAGCCGTTGACGGTGCAGCCGCAAGAAATAGAAGGTTTGAGCTTTCAAATGATTACTGCGGAGCTGGGGGAGCATGATTTCACAGCGCAGCAGTATCCGATTGTGCAACGGATTATACATGCTTCGGCTGATTTTGAACTGGGACGCAGTCTCGTCTTTCATCCTCAGGCTATCGAAGCAGGCATTGCGGCTATTTTGGCGGGAAAACCGATTGTTGCTGATGTGCGCATGATCGAAGCGGGGATCGCCAAGGCGCGGATACACCAATACGGCGGGGATGTGAGAGTGCATATTTCCGATCCGGATGTTATGGAAGAAGCTAAGGCACTTGGCGTTACCCGTGCTATTATCGCAATGCGCAAAGCCTGTGCTGAAGCACCGGGTGGAATCTTTGTCATCGGAAATGCGCCAACTGCGCTGTTGGAACTGATCCGTCTGGTAAAAGAAGGCGCCGCCCAGCCCGGGCTCGTGATCGGCATGCCAGTTGGCTTCGTGTCTGCAGCGGAATCGAAGGATGAGCTGCGCAAGCTGGATATTCCTTATATCAGTAATATCGGCCGTAAAGGCGGCAGTACGGTTGTAGTTGCCGCGGTCAATGCCCTTAGCCTGCTCGCCGTCCGCCATGCCGCAGAACAACAAGGATAA
- the cobK gene encoding precorrin-6A reductase, producing MIFMLCGTSDARELALTLERQGVLLLASVVTQSAADRLGAASFKTRVGRLDKDSMIALLQEGNYRAVVDGSHPFALEAHTNAIAAAAALGLPYLRYERRSLSYANHPRLIVTSSYEEAARQAKELQGSIMLTTGGKTLEIFAEQLLGDPNIRMIVRLLPCLENMEKCVALGIEQRNIIALQGPFSRELNEALYRQYGIQVMITKESGAEGSVDEKLYAALEMGLYVILITRPVAQFSEVYDSFDDIIAALDKLGR from the coding sequence ATGATATTTATGTTATGCGGCACCAGTGATGCCAGAGAATTAGCGCTGACTTTGGAGCGCCAAGGGGTATTGCTGCTGGCATCGGTCGTGACGCAAAGTGCGGCAGATCGCTTAGGCGCTGCCTCTTTTAAGACTCGTGTTGGCAGGTTGGATAAAGACAGCATGATCGCGCTGCTGCAAGAAGGGAATTATCGCGCCGTAGTGGATGGCAGCCATCCCTTTGCACTCGAGGCTCACACTAATGCTATCGCTGCCGCGGCCGCACTCGGCCTGCCATACCTTCGGTATGAGCGGCGCAGTCTTTCCTATGCCAATCATCCACGGCTGATTGTCACCTCTTCCTACGAGGAAGCCGCTCGTCAGGCCAAAGAGCTGCAAGGCTCGATTATGCTGACAACGGGTGGCAAGACGCTGGAGATTTTTGCGGAACAGCTACTGGGTGATCCAAATATTCGAATGATAGTCAGGCTGCTGCCCTGCCTGGAGAATATGGAGAAATGTGTGGCTCTAGGCATAGAACAGCGGAATATTATAGCGCTGCAGGGCCCTTTTTCACGAGAGCTCAATGAGGCGTTATATCGGCAGTACGGTATCCAAGTGATGATTACCAAAGAGAGCGGAGCGGAGGGTTCTGTCGATGAGAAGCTATATGCGGCACTCGAAATGGGTCTTTATGTTATTTTGATAACCCGACCTGTGGCGCAGTTTAGTGAGGTCTATGACTCTTTTGACGATATTATCGCCGCTTTGGATAAGTTGGGTAGATAA
- the cobJ gene encoding precorrin-3B C(17)-methyltransferase — translation MKKRGKLLIIGFGPGALEHITGRALAALEESEAVIGYNTYVDLIKPLLHQQEIVGTGMTEEVSRAQEAVRRAEAGQIIAVISSGDAGVYGMAGLVYEVLIERGWNRAEGVEVEVIPGISAIQSCSSLLGAPIMHDACTISLSDHLTPWETIATRVEAAGAADFVIAFYNPRSGKRTRQIEEARNILLRYRDPATPVGIVKSAYRDKQQTIVTTLQDMLEHEIGMLSTVVVGNSATMVYEGLMVTPRGYERKYSLGAETQDLKPHERLRTAAEPWSLAASAKSSMEMKAGVVVESKVTSSTAAEQEVKTVLLVGHGSRVMEGNVELREFADLLAARKPELTFETCFIELAQPSIAEGIDNCIRGGASTVYVVPIILFAAGHSKLDIPMAIDQAKLKYPAVQFVYGRPIGVQDKAVDILLDRIKEAQPVVQPEHAEAHPAKVEDVEDKDTIVLVMGRGGSDPDANSDFYKMTRLLWEKTNYKSVESCFIAIAKPSLPEGLERCLALGARRIVVLPYLLFNGLLMQQFTEMVALFAAAHPELEVEIGSYLGLHPLLADLMTERIEETLIGQSFANCDNCRYRDEAAEHHDHNHDHTHDNHDHHDHNHNHQQHGEEGHGEHGGHGEHHGHMHEQGHTRGQVQGHGHEGHTHEHRVAVPTTPVTSAPDSVGR, via the coding sequence ATGAAGAAACGAGGCAAACTGCTTATTATTGGCTTTGGCCCTGGTGCGCTGGAGCATATTACGGGCCGCGCTCTGGCTGCGCTTGAGGAAAGTGAGGCAGTGATCGGTTATAACACCTATGTGGATCTTATTAAACCGCTGCTTCACCAGCAGGAAATTGTCGGAACAGGCATGACCGAAGAGGTCAGCCGGGCGCAGGAAGCAGTGCGCAGAGCGGAAGCTGGGCAGATAATTGCGGTGATTTCCAGCGGAGATGCTGGCGTATATGGCATGGCTGGTTTGGTCTACGAGGTGTTGATCGAGCGAGGCTGGAACCGCGCAGAGGGTGTGGAGGTTGAGGTGATTCCCGGTATCTCTGCGATTCAATCCTGTTCTTCACTGCTCGGTGCACCGATTATGCATGATGCTTGTACCATCAGTCTAAGCGATCATCTTACGCCTTGGGAGACGATAGCCACACGTGTTGAGGCGGCGGGCGCAGCTGATTTTGTAATTGCCTTCTACAATCCACGCAGTGGGAAACGGACGCGTCAGATTGAGGAAGCGCGCAATATTTTGCTGCGTTATCGTGATCCGGCTACTCCAGTGGGGATTGTCAAAAGCGCCTACCGAGACAAGCAGCAGACCATAGTTACAACACTTCAAGATATGCTGGAGCATGAGATCGGAATGCTGTCTACCGTGGTGGTTGGCAACTCAGCCACGATGGTGTATGAGGGTCTAATGGTGACGCCGCGTGGCTACGAGCGCAAGTACAGCCTGGGAGCGGAGACCCAAGACTTGAAGCCGCATGAGCGGCTGCGAACAGCGGCGGAGCCTTGGAGCTTGGCTGCTTCTGCCAAGAGCAGCATGGAGATGAAGGCAGGCGTGGTAGTAGAGAGCAAGGTTACAAGCAGCACAGCAGCAGAACAAGAAGTGAAGACCGTATTACTCGTGGGACATGGCAGCAGAGTCATGGAGGGTAACGTTGAGCTGCGGGAATTTGCGGATCTGCTTGCAGCCCGGAAGCCCGAGCTAACCTTCGAGACCTGTTTTATAGAATTGGCGCAGCCTTCGATTGCTGAAGGCATTGATAACTGTATCCGCGGAGGGGCCAGCACGGTTTATGTGGTGCCGATTATTTTGTTCGCAGCCGGACATTCCAAGCTGGATATTCCAATGGCTATCGACCAGGCCAAACTCAAGTATCCTGCTGTGCAATTTGTGTATGGCCGCCCAATAGGCGTGCAGGACAAAGCGGTGGATATTTTGCTGGACCGGATCAAGGAAGCTCAGCCAGTAGTGCAGCCGGAACACGCAGAGGCTCACCCAGCAAAGGTTGAGGATGTTGAGGATAAAGATACGATTGTACTTGTAATGGGCCGTGGGGGCAGCGACCCGGATGCGAATAGCGATTTCTACAAAATGACGCGCCTGTTATGGGAAAAAACTAACTATAAAAGTGTCGAGAGCTGCTTCATAGCCATTGCGAAACCTTCCTTGCCGGAAGGTCTAGAGCGTTGTTTGGCTCTGGGCGCGCGTAGAATTGTTGTGCTGCCGTATTTGCTATTTAATGGATTGCTGATGCAGCAATTTACGGAGATGGTAGCCTTATTTGCCGCTGCTCACCCGGAGCTTGAAGTTGAAATCGGCAGTTATTTGGGTCTTCATCCCCTGCTTGCCGACTTGATGACCGAGCGGATTGAGGAGACGCTAATTGGCCAATCCTTTGCCAACTGCGACAACTGCAGATATCGTGATGAAGCGGCCGAACATCATGATCACAACCATGACCACACCCATGACAACCATGACCACCACGATCACAACCACAACCACCAACAGCATGGTGAAGAGGGACATGGGGAACACGGGGGTCATGGAGAACATCATGGACATATGCACGAACAGGGACATACGCGCGGACAAGTGCAAGGTCATGGACATGAGGGGCATACGCATGAACATAGAGTAGCAGTTCCAACAACCCCAGTAACTTCAGCACCCGACTCTGTGGGCCGGTAA
- a CDS encoding ABC transporter ATP-binding protein: MYEEHKEHKEHKEYCLAFEEVVYRYPDTVLPALQGLSIAIPTGCRTAILGHNGSGKSTMFLQAVGILRPQSGVVIRAGAELSYSKKDLAALRRSVGLVFQDPEQQLILNTPLEDVSFGLRNAGMDEETILRRCHEVLERLDLTSLSDKPIHQLSLGQKKRTALAGVMAMEPELLLLDEPTSYLDPLSETLLLEALEAIHQQGTTIVMATHDMNLAYRWADWVIVLEAGRCFAAGTPADIFAEREALQAIGLELPLLADLWQSLPQRLTAGRTAPRDAGDFKAMLSLLLNEDMS; this comes from the coding sequence ATGTACGAAGAACATAAGGAACACAAGGAACACAAGGAGTACTGTCTGGCTTTTGAGGAAGTTGTTTATAGATATCCCGATACGGTGCTGCCAGCGCTGCAAGGCTTAAGCATTGCCATTCCTACAGGTTGTCGAACGGCTATACTCGGCCATAACGGTTCTGGTAAATCGACGATGTTTCTGCAGGCTGTCGGCATTCTGCGACCACAGAGTGGCGTGGTGATCAGGGCAGGAGCAGAATTATCCTACTCTAAAAAAGACCTGGCCGCCCTGCGCCGCAGTGTCGGACTGGTCTTCCAGGACCCGGAGCAGCAACTGATTCTAAATACGCCGCTGGAGGATGTATCGTTCGGGCTGCGCAATGCCGGAATGGATGAGGAGACGATTCTACGGCGCTGTCATGAGGTATTGGAGCGGCTGGACCTGACCTCCTTAAGTGATAAGCCCATCCATCAGCTCAGTCTGGGCCAAAAGAAACGCACGGCTCTCGCAGGTGTTATGGCGATGGAGCCAGAGCTTCTTTTGCTGGATGAACCGACCTCTTATCTGGACCCATTGTCCGAAACTCTGCTGCTGGAGGCGCTTGAGGCCATTCATCAGCAAGGCACAACGATCGTGATGGCCACACATGATATGAATCTGGCCTACCGCTGGGCGGATTGGGTGATTGTGCTAGAGGCAGGAAGGTGTTTTGCTGCGGGAACACCGGCTGACATCTTCGCTGAGCGGGAGGCGCTGCAGGCTATAGGATTGGAGCTGCCGCTGTTGGCTGATTTATGGCAGAGCTTGCCACAGCGGCTGACCGCAGGCCGGACGGCGCCGCGTGATGCCGGGGATTTCAAAGCTATGCTGAGTCTGCTGCTAAATGAGGATATGAGCTGA
- the cbiQ gene encoding cobalt ECF transporter T component CbiQ, producing MIRRIDALSYTNAFRHLSPMWKSAFAAVMFILSYLLHPVLQLAISLWMIQWCIGYARIPLRTYSLLLGSALLFYCISLPALLIEMGQQAVPEAVMSVHLPLSSVSLYITTAGILRGSLLLARVAACMTCFLFIIFTTPFGELLQVLRKLRMPQIVLELMLIMYRFLFLLGDTAHGMLLARRLRGGNRGFVAQLKEFAGMAGGLLAKTMHRYYGLSQGLLTRGFTGEISMPPYVSRSVPRRYVIEAYAGITALLLAQLWMMWST from the coding sequence ATGATCAGAAGAATTGATGCCCTTTCCTATACGAACGCTTTCCGACACCTATCACCAATGTGGAAAAGCGCATTCGCGGCGGTAATGTTCATTCTGTCCTATCTGCTACATCCGGTTTTACAGCTGGCAATCTCGCTCTGGATGATCCAGTGGTGTATCGGCTATGCCAGAATTCCGTTGCGTACGTACAGTCTGCTGCTCGGCTCGGCGCTGTTGTTTTACTGTATAAGTCTGCCTGCCCTACTAATTGAGATGGGGCAACAGGCAGTTCCAGAAGCTGTGATGTCCGTCCATCTTCCGTTATCTTCAGTTTCACTCTATATTACGACTGCGGGCATCCTGCGTGGAAGCCTGCTGCTCGCACGAGTAGCGGCCTGCATGACCTGCTTCTTGTTTATCATCTTCACCACGCCGTTTGGCGAGTTGCTGCAGGTGCTTCGTAAGCTGCGGATGCCGCAGATTGTGCTGGAACTCATGCTTATCATGTATCGTTTTCTGTTTCTGCTGGGGGATACCGCGCATGGAATGCTGCTGGCTCGGCGGCTGCGCGGCGGTAACAGAGGGTTCGTGGCCCAGCTAAAAGAGTTCGCAGGTATGGCGGGTGGATTGCTCGCCAAAACCATGCATCGCTATTACGGACTCTCACAGGGACTCCTGACCCGAGGCTTTACCGGTGAAATTTCTATGCCACCTTATGTATCACGATCGGTTCCGCGCAGGTATGTTATCGAGGCCTATGCTGGAATAACAGCTTTGCTGCTGGCCCAGCTGTGGATGATGTGGAGTACATGA
- a CDS encoding energy-coupling factor ABC transporter substrate-binding protein, whose product MTARWRNGLMLLVVILLVVLPLLFVNGDFGGADDAAEGAISEIDPGYKPWFKPLTELPAETESMLFALQAAIGAGVIGYTIGLLKGRQERQNPHDQKN is encoded by the coding sequence ATGACTGCCAGATGGAGAAACGGATTAATGCTGCTGGTGGTTATCCTGCTGGTCGTGCTTCCTCTGCTATTTGTGAACGGTGATTTCGGTGGGGCTGATGATGCCGCAGAAGGAGCGATCAGCGAGATTGATCCTGGATATAAGCCTTGGTTTAAGCCGCTGACTGAATTGCCCGCAGAAACGGAAAGTATGCTGTTCGCGCTGCAGGCTGCCATAGGTGCTGGAGTCATCGGCTATACGATTGGTCTGTTGAAAGGCAGACAAGAGCGGCAGAATCCTCATGATCAGAAGAATTGA
- a CDS encoding energy-coupling factor ABC transporter permease — MKPRSLWKFTAMVAGFTLYLLFNEPGTAQAMHIMEGFLPIGWAVFWWLAFVPFFVCGILKLKKMTRDNPELKLLLGLAGAFTFVLSAMKLPSVTGSSSHPTGTGLGAVMLGPLPMSVIGSIVLLFQALLLAHGGITTLGANAFSMAVAGPFAGYAVYKLVMKLTPREKLAVFAAAFIADLMTYVVTSFQLAVAFPAAEGGVLASFLKFGSIFAVTQIPLAISEGLLTVLLWNWLRSYSPNELSLLKRETKGRGFE, encoded by the coding sequence ATGAAACCACGCAGCCTATGGAAATTCACGGCGATGGTGGCTGGATTTACGCTTTATTTACTGTTCAATGAACCGGGAACAGCGCAGGCAATGCACATTATGGAAGGATTTCTGCCTATAGGCTGGGCCGTATTCTGGTGGCTGGCTTTTGTACCCTTCTTTGTCTGCGGTATTCTGAAGCTCAAGAAAATGACCAGGGACAACCCGGAGTTGAAGCTGCTGCTGGGTCTGGCGGGGGCATTCACCTTTGTATTGTCAGCGATGAAGCTGCCTTCTGTAACCGGAAGCAGCTCCCATCCTACAGGGACAGGACTAGGTGCAGTGATGCTTGGACCCCTGCCCATGAGCGTGATTGGCTCGATTGTATTGCTGTTTCAAGCACTGCTGCTGGCACACGGCGGGATTACGACACTTGGAGCGAACGCCTTCTCGATGGCAGTGGCAGGTCCTTTTGCCGGATATGCAGTTTATAAGCTGGTGATGAAGCTGACGCCCCGTGAGAAGCTGGCGGTATTTGCTGCAGCCTTTATCGCTGATCTCATGACTTATGTCGTGACTTCCTTTCAGCTCGCGGTGGCTTTTCCAGCAGCAGAGGGCGGAGTGCTTGCATCCTTTCTGAAGTTTGGCAGTATTTTTGCGGTGACCCAGATTCCGCTGGCGATTAGTGAAGGACTGCTGACCGTGCTGCTCTGGAATTGGTTAAGATCCTATAGTCCTAATGAGCTGTCACTACTCAAACGCGAAACGAAAGGAAGGGGATTTGAATGA